In Afipia sp. GAS231, a single window of DNA contains:
- a CDS encoding pseudouridine synthase: MPRDNDKNNDSRGRRDRQGEGKGRAGGGKGRSGAARGPDKKFAKRGFAGKSEGDGERRPYAGKSDGAKSFGKKPYAGGGKPYAGKRDGDDRPPRRDFGDSPRPRFNREDRPAGDRPDRGPRKDFGSRPDRDGEKRTFKPRGDRPNFSRDDRGGEKRPYTPRGDRPNFNRDDRPPRRDDARPAGRFQDKKFGDKKPYTPRDRDGEKRPYTPREGGGEKRPYTPRGEGFRKDGDRPRGDRPFSARPPRDGDRPRGDRPERKFGGDKKFSSRGAPDRGPRKDFGSRPDRGPRKDFGSDRGDSKPWQKREDRPQGDRPAGDRPFRERPKFDRPREDRGDRPKFDRPRQRPEGRTDWQEHPRNEAGEDRPRRENEDDSRIFAKRPAFGGRGAYRERAPDFDKRAPRPEPKKKTSERIAKVMARAGLASRRDAEEWITQGRVTVNGRVINSPALDVTGNDVIAIDGKPLPPRERTRLFMFHKPRGLMTTHADPEGRPTVFDNLPEGLPRLISIGRLDFNTEGLLLLTNDGGLARALELPDTGWLRRYRVRAHGEVTQGQLDELKKGVEVDGVKYGSIDATLERDQGANVWLVFAIREGKNREVRNVMAHLGLEVNRLIRVSYGPFQLGELEEGKVEEVKTRVLREQLGEKIAALAGADFNRPMPGDKTESEKPDDADAPRGKKPFKRAGKSGLIADRKGRRVLVQRTGSDEARARNEEEASGYGPPRRPQRGYHGKRDLKPKDE; the protein is encoded by the coding sequence ATGCCCCGCGATAACGACAAAAACAACGATTCCCGCGGCCGGCGTGACCGCCAAGGCGAAGGCAAGGGCCGCGCCGGCGGAGGCAAGGGCCGTTCCGGGGCAGCGCGGGGACCGGACAAGAAATTCGCCAAGCGCGGCTTTGCCGGCAAGAGCGAGGGCGACGGCGAGCGGCGCCCCTATGCCGGGAAGTCTGACGGCGCCAAATCATTCGGCAAGAAGCCCTATGCAGGCGGAGGCAAACCCTACGCCGGCAAGCGCGATGGCGATGATCGTCCGCCGCGCCGGGACTTTGGTGATTCACCGCGGCCCCGGTTTAACCGCGAAGACCGTCCCGCCGGTGATCGTCCGGACCGTGGCCCGCGCAAGGATTTTGGTTCGCGTCCGGACCGTGACGGCGAAAAACGCACCTTCAAGCCGCGTGGCGACCGCCCGAATTTCAGCCGCGATGATCGTGGCGGCGAAAAGCGGCCGTACACGCCCCGCGGCGACCGTCCCAATTTCAATCGCGACGACCGGCCGCCGCGCCGTGACGATGCGCGACCGGCCGGGCGTTTCCAGGATAAGAAGTTCGGCGACAAGAAACCCTATACGCCGCGCGACCGTGATGGCGAGAAGCGTCCCTATACCCCGCGGGAAGGTGGCGGCGAGAAGCGGCCTTACACCCCGCGCGGCGAAGGTTTCCGCAAAGACGGCGACCGGCCCCGTGGCGATCGCCCGTTCAGCGCGCGGCCTCCGCGCGACGGAGATCGGCCTCGTGGAGATCGGCCGGAGCGAAAATTCGGTGGCGACAAGAAGTTCTCGTCACGCGGTGCGCCGGACCGTGGTCCGCGCAAGGATTTTGGCAGCCGTCCGGATAGGGGTCCGCGCAAGGATTTCGGTTCCGATCGTGGTGATTCAAAGCCGTGGCAGAAGCGCGAGGATCGTCCCCAAGGAGATCGTCCTGCCGGGGATCGCCCGTTCCGGGAACGGCCGAAATTCGACCGGCCCCGCGAAGACCGCGGCGACCGCCCGAAATTCGACCGTCCGCGCCAGCGACCGGAGGGCCGCACCGATTGGCAGGAACATCCGCGCAATGAGGCCGGTGAAGACCGGCCGCGCCGCGAGAACGAGGACGACAGCCGTATCTTCGCCAAGCGTCCGGCGTTCGGCGGCCGCGGCGCCTACCGCGAACGAGCGCCCGACTTCGACAAGCGGGCGCCGCGCCCCGAGCCGAAGAAGAAAACCAGCGAGCGCATTGCCAAGGTGATGGCGCGGGCTGGCCTCGCCTCGCGCCGCGATGCCGAGGAATGGATCACGCAGGGCCGCGTCACCGTCAACGGCCGCGTCATCAACTCGCCGGCGCTCGATGTTACCGGCAACGATGTCATCGCGATCGACGGCAAGCCGTTGCCGCCGCGCGAACGCACCCGGCTGTTCATGTTCCACAAGCCGCGTGGCCTGATGACGACGCATGCGGACCCTGAGGGTCGGCCGACCGTGTTCGACAATCTGCCGGAAGGCTTGCCGCGGCTGATCTCGATCGGCCGGCTCGATTTCAACACCGAGGGCCTATTGCTGCTGACCAACGACGGCGGGCTGGCGCGTGCGCTGGAATTGCCCGACACCGGCTGGCTGCGGCGCTATCGCGTTCGCGCCCATGGCGAGGTTACGCAGGGCCAGCTTGATGAACTGAAGAAGGGCGTCGAAGTCGACGGCGTCAAATACGGCTCGATCGACGCGACGCTGGAGCGCGACCAGGGCGCCAACGTCTGGCTGGTGTTTGCGATCCGCGAAGGCAAGAACCGTGAAGTCCGCAACGTGATGGCGCATCTCGGCCTCGAGGTGAACCGGCTGATCCGCGTGTCCTACGGACCGTTCCAGCTCGGTGAACTCGAAGAAGGCAAGGTCGAGGAGGTCAAGACCCGGGTGTTGCGCGAGCAGCTCGGCGAAAAGATCGCGGCGCTCGCCGGCGCCGATTTCAACCGGCCGATGCCGGGCGACAAAACCGAGTCCGAGAAGCCGGATGACGCCGACGCGCCGCGCGGCAAAAAACCGTTCAAGCGGGCCGGCAAGAGCGGGTTGATCGCCGACCGCAAGGGCCGCCGCGTGCTGGTGCAGCGCACCGGCAGCGACGAGGCCCGTGCCCGCAATGAGGAAGAGGCCAGCGGCTACGGCCCGCCGCGCCGCCCGCAACGAGGCTATCACGGCAAGCGCGATTTGAAGCCGAAGGACGAGTAG
- a CDS encoding nucleoside deaminase, producing MTAPSFMDLALKTAKNAGKAGEVPIGCVIVRGYEVIATAGNRTLTDRDPTAHAEILAIRQAAEAIGTERLVDCDLYVTLEPCTMCAGAISLARIRRLYYGAADPKGGAVDSGVRFFAQPTCHHVPEVYSAVGETEAATLLRDFFKVRR from the coding sequence ATGACTGCCCCTTCTTTCATGGATTTGGCCCTCAAAACGGCCAAAAACGCCGGAAAAGCCGGCGAAGTCCCGATCGGATGCGTGATCGTCCGGGGTTACGAGGTCATTGCCACCGCCGGTAACCGGACCCTGACCGACCGCGATCCGACCGCGCATGCCGAAATCCTGGCGATCCGGCAGGCCGCCGAGGCCATCGGCACGGAACGGCTGGTCGATTGCGACCTCTACGTGACGCTGGAGCCCTGCACCATGTGCGCCGGCGCGATCTCGTTGGCCCGGATCCGCCGGCTCTATTACGGCGCCGCCGACCCCAAAGGGGGTGCTGTCGATTCCGGCGTAAGATTTTTCGCGCAACCGACCTGCCACCATGTGCCGGAGGTCTATTCGGCAGTCGGCGAGACCGAAGCCGCGACGCTGCTGCGGGATTTTTTCAAGGTGAGACGGTGA
- the rsmD gene encoding 16S rRNA (guanine(966)-N(2))-methyltransferase RsmD produces MRVVGGRLKGRNLASPSSNDIRPTADRLRESVFNILIHAYDNPIEGARVLDLFAGTGALGIEATSRGALFTLFVDNGAEARALLRNNVEALGLGGVTKVYRRDATDLGPAHPVEPFALVFLDPPYGRGLAEKALVSLRDGGWLIPGALLVVEEAKAAAFTAPDGFEELERRAYDDTEFVFLRAKIVGRISEA; encoded by the coding sequence ATGCGTGTCGTCGGCGGACGGTTGAAGGGGCGTAACCTCGCCTCGCCCTCATCGAACGATATCCGCCCGACGGCGGATCGGTTGCGCGAGTCGGTGTTCAATATTCTGATCCATGCCTACGACAACCCGATCGAAGGCGCGCGCGTGCTCGACCTGTTTGCCGGCACCGGCGCGCTCGGCATCGAGGCGACCTCACGCGGCGCGCTGTTCACGCTGTTCGTCGACAACGGCGCCGAGGCCCGCGCGCTGTTGCGCAACAATGTCGAGGCGCTCGGCCTCGGCGGGGTGACAAAGGTCTATCGCCGCGACGCCACCGATCTCGGCCCGGCGCATCCGGTCGAACCGTTCGCGCTGGTGTTTCTCGATCCGCCCTACGGTCGTGGGCTGGCGGAGAAAGCGCTTGTCTCGCTGCGCGACGGCGGCTGGCTGATCCCGGGCGCGCTGCTGGTGGTCGAGGAGGCGAAGGCTGCCGCGTTTACGGCGCCTGACGGCTTCGAGGAGCTGGAACGGCGGGCCTATGACGATACCGAGTTTGTGTTTCTGAGGGCCAAAATTGTAGGGCGGATTAGCGAAGCGTAA
- the mutL gene encoding DNA mismatch repair endonuclease MutL yields the protein MPVRQLPEQVVNRIAAGEVVERPASVVKELVENAIDAGASRVDIFTDGGGRRRIGITDDGSGMTFCDLALAVDRHATSKLDDEDLLQIRTLGFRGEALPSIGAVAKLGITTRHAGEPHAWSLVVEGGEKSAIMPAALSQGTRVEVSDLFYATPARLKFLKTDRTEAEAIREVVRRLAMARPDIAFTLAGEERAPVTWAAALPGAAGRLTRLGDILGSDFRSSAIEVRSEREGVTVEGFAAAPSLTRANALGQYLFVNGRPVRDKLILGAVRAAYSDYLPRDRHPVVALFVTTDPQEVDANVHPAKTEVRFRNAGLVRALIVHALKDGLAREGKRTAANTDGSALSAFRPAFAPSFAPRPGNWDWRASPAYPARPMPSFDGAAAQAFAEPGQAAFDVGTPTADVRFEAQPSADLLDRPLGAARTQIHETYIVSQTRDGLIVVDQHAAHERIVYERLKASLAKNGVQRQILLIPEIVEFDEATVERLLDRAEELATFGLAIDTFGPGAVAVRETPSLLGKANAAGLLRDLAEHMAEWDEALPLERRLMHVAATMACHGSVRAGRRLKPEEMNALLREMEDTPNSGQCNHGRPTYVELKLSDIEKLFGRR from the coding sequence CGGCAGCGGCATGACCTTTTGCGACCTCGCGCTCGCCGTCGATCGCCACGCCACTTCCAAGCTCGACGACGAGGACCTGCTGCAAATCCGCACGCTGGGGTTTCGCGGCGAGGCGCTGCCCTCGATCGGCGCGGTCGCCAAACTCGGCATCACCACGCGCCATGCCGGCGAGCCGCATGCGTGGTCGCTTGTCGTCGAAGGCGGCGAGAAATCGGCGATCATGCCGGCCGCGCTCTCGCAAGGCACCCGCGTCGAGGTCAGCGATCTCTTTTATGCGACACCGGCGCGGCTGAAATTCCTCAAGACCGACCGCACCGAGGCCGAAGCGATCCGCGAAGTGGTGCGCCGCCTCGCGATGGCGCGGCCCGATATTGCCTTCACCTTGGCCGGCGAGGAACGCGCGCCGGTGACCTGGGCCGCGGCGTTGCCGGGCGCGGCGGGCCGGTTGACGCGGCTCGGCGATATCCTAGGAAGCGATTTCCGCTCCAGCGCCATTGAAGTGCGTTCCGAGCGTGAGGGCGTGACGGTGGAAGGCTTTGCCGCAGCACCCTCGCTGACCCGCGCCAACGCGCTCGGGCAATATCTGTTCGTCAACGGCCGCCCGGTGCGCGACAAGCTTATTCTCGGCGCGGTGCGCGCGGCCTATTCAGACTATCTGCCGCGCGACCGCCATCCGGTGGTGGCGCTGTTCGTGACAACCGATCCGCAGGAGGTCGATGCCAACGTGCATCCGGCCAAGACCGAGGTGCGCTTTCGCAACGCCGGGCTTGTTCGCGCGCTGATCGTGCATGCGCTCAAAGACGGCCTCGCCCGCGAGGGCAAGCGCACCGCCGCCAATACCGACGGCTCGGCGCTGTCGGCGTTTCGTCCCGCTTTTGCGCCGTCGTTCGCGCCACGCCCGGGCAACTGGGACTGGCGCGCCTCGCCGGCCTATCCGGCGCGGCCGATGCCGTCGTTCGATGGCGCCGCCGCGCAGGCCTTCGCCGAGCCCGGACAGGCCGCCTTCGATGTCGGCACGCCGACCGCCGACGTCCGCTTCGAGGCGCAGCCTTCCGCCGACCTGCTCGACCGTCCGCTCGGCGCCGCGCGCACGCAGATCCACGAGACCTATATCGTGTCGCAGACCCGCGACGGCTTGATCGTGGTCGATCAGCACGCCGCCCATGAGCGCATCGTCTATGAAAGGCTGAAGGCCTCATTGGCGAAAAACGGCGTGCAGCGGCAGATCCTGCTGATTCCCGAGATCGTCGAATTCGACGAAGCCACCGTCGAACGACTGCTCGATCGCGCCGAGGAACTGGCGACGTTCGGGCTTGCGATCGATACTTTCGGCCCCGGCGCGGTCGCGGTGCGCGAGACGCCATCGCTGCTCGGCAAGGCCAATGCCGCGGGCCTGTTGCGCGATCTCGCCGAACACATGGCGGAATGGGACGAAGCCTTGCCGCTGGAACGGCGGCTGATGCATGTCGCCGCCACCATGGCCTGCCACGGCTCGGTCCGCGCCGGCCGCCGCCTCAAGCCGGAAGAGATGAACGCGCTGCTCCGCGAAATGGAAGACACGCCGAATTCCGGCCAGTGCAACCACGGCCGGCCGACCTATGTCGAATTGAAGCTGAGCGATATCGAGAAGCTGTTCGGGAGACGGTGA